The segment AAAGATTTAATAGACATGTAACCTGATCTTTAGACATTTGAATTTTGTGCCTTCTTATGTAGGGCCTTTGTTAGCTCTACATAAGATTGTTCTTACAAAACCCGGAATCAAGTGCTTTGGCTATAGTCACAGCACATGAGCGTTCGGGTAGGCGTCAAGCCTCGAGTAACCTTCATTCCCATAAAAGTACATGAGGATTGCGAGATGGCGAAGACAACACCCCTGAACACTCAGGTGCGAAGACTATATCATGCAACATAGGCCTTAAACCTTTTTGGATACTGAGTGAGCATACAAAAATACCGTTCCCATCATGGGGAAAAAGCCAATCAACAGAGAGCCCCAAATCACGTTGCTATCATTATGGATGGTAATGGAAGATGGGCAACCCAAAGAAATTTGAGCCGTACCAAGGGACATCGCAAAGGTGTTGAAAGTGCTTGGGAGGCTGTTAGCTATTGTTTAGAAAATAAAATACCTGTTTTAACACTCTTTGCTTTTGGACAAGAAAATTGGAAGCGACCTTCTCAGGAAGTTCGAAATTTATTCCGTATTTTTTATTTATTGTTAAAAAGAGACATGGGTAGATTACTAGAGCACAATGTTAAATTGCGCATTATTGGCGATAGAACACCCTTTGCTCCTTATTTAAGAAACACAATTCAAGAGAGTGAGGCGCTGACTCAAAATAATACCGCCTTGACACTCAATATAGCGATTAACTATAGCGGTAAATGGGATATCTTACAGGCGATGCAGAAGCTTGTAGAAAAACATCAAGGACTACATGCTTTAGATGTATTAGAGAAGCAATTTGAGGCGTATTTGAGCTTTCAAGGGCAACCTGAGCCTGATTTATTTATTCGCACCAGTGGGGTCCAACGCTTGAGTAATTTTATGTTATGGGATTTAGCCTATTCGGAAATATTTTTCACAAAAGCATTATGGCCAGATTTTGATAAGAATGAATTTGATAATGCGGTTTCTTTTTTTAATCAGTGTGAAAGACGATTTGGTTTAATTTCTGAGCAGGTAAGCGTATGCTCAAATATCGAATCTTAACCGCATGCCTTTTAATTCCCTTTGTTTTAATGGGAATCTTTTTTTTATCGTCAGAGCATTTCACACTGATGGCGGCCTTCATTTTCTTGGGCGCAAGTTATGAGTGGGGGCAGCTTTGTTTTAAAAATAATTATATAACCATAGCATTTTGTTCGGTTTTTGCTTTGTTGATGTTTGGGTATCATTATTTTTCACATTTGCTCTCTGCCGATATTGTGTTGCTGGGTTCCGCCTTTTGGATAGTGCCCCTTCTTTCTGTTATAACTTTCCAATCTGAGAAGACAACACTCTTTCAATCGAAGACACTTCGAGTTCTGAGTGGGCTGCTCTTTTTGCTACTTGCCTGGATTGGTTTAAGTGAAATACATGCGCAGCCCTTGGGTGGTTTTTTAATCATTAGCTTATTTTTACTGATTTGGTCAGCAGATACCTTTGCTTATTTTGTTGGGAGAGCATGGGGTAAGACAAAATTATCCCCCATCAGTCCTGGTAAATCTTTACAGGGCGCCGTCGGTGGTATTGCGGGATCTTTGGTTGTGGGCGGATTGATCTATGTTGCTTGGCATATGTTTGCACTATCTTCTTTACCCACGGTTTTAAATCACTTTCCATTGTGGCTACTTTTTGTGTCCCTTATTAGCGTACTTTCAATAGCCGGTGATTTATTTGAAAGCTTGTTAAAGCGTATTAGCGGCGTTAAAGACAGTGGCAAACTACTGCCTGGGCATGGTGGTTTGTTAGATCGCATTGATAGTTTATTACCAACCTTGCCATTGTATGCCATTTTTATTGCATATTGGGGACCCGTGTTAGCATGAAAAAACAAGGCATTTGTATACTCGGTGCTACGGGTTCTATTGGTCAAAATACGCTTGATGTGATTGCTCATAATCAAGATCTGTTTGATGTAATTGCTTTATGTGCGCATCGATCTTTTGAAACACTCTTTGAGCAATGCCAAAAATTTGAACCCGCCTTTGCTGTCTTAAGCGATCAAGAAGCTGCGCAAAAGTTACAAAATCTTATTTCGGGAACAAGCCTAAAAACACAAGTATTGGCTGGTGAAGAAGCATTGTGCGAGGTTGTTAGCTTAGCTTCTGTTGACAAAGTAATGAGCGCAATTGTCGGTGCTAAAGGTTTGCTGCCAACCTTAAAAGCAATTGAAGCTGGGAAAGTGGTATTAATAGCCAATAAAGAACCCTTGGTAATGGCTGGCGCTTTAATGATGCAAGCCGCCCAGGCACATGGTGCTACTATCCTTCCAGTTGATAGTGAACACAATGCTATTTTTCAATGCTTACCCGATCATTACAGAACAGGTCAAACTTTACCTAAAACAGTGAGGAAAGTAACTTTAACAGCATCTGGAGGGCCATTTTTACATTATCCTCAAGAAGCATTTGCCGACATAACACCCAGTATGGCTTGCAAGCATCCAAATTGGAAAATGGGTCAGAAAATTACAGTAGATTGTGCTACTTTAATGAATAAGGGTTTGGAAGTCATTGAGGCTAGTCATTTATTTTCAATAAAACACGACTGTATTGATGTGGTGGTGCATCCTGAAAGCCTTATTCATGCTTTGGTTAGTTATTGTGACGGCTCTTTGTTAGCTCAAATGGGCGCGCATGATATGCGTATTGCCATTTCTCATAGCATGGCTTGGCCGCATCGGATAGCCTCTCAAGCAGCATTTTTAGACTTAGTAGAAGTCGCTAAACTCAACTTTTTAGCGCCTGATACAAGTAAATTTCCTTGTTTACGTTTAGCCTATGATGCGATGAGTGCGGGTAAGGCTGCTCCGGCTGTTTTAAATGCGAGCAATGAAGTTGTCGTACATGCATTTTTGCAAGGGCAGGTGCGTTTTAATGCAATACCTGTAATCATCGAAAAAGTAATGAATAAATTATACGATTTATCAGCTGATACGATAGAACAAGTCTTGCAGGTAGACAGCATTGCAAGAAATGAAACACTGAAAGAAATTCGAAAGTTTTAAGACTTGTACACTATAAAGTAAGTTTTTAATATTCGCGAGGCGAATAAGATCCCACTTTGCAAAGGGGGATGGTGCGTAGCACCAGGGGGATTTATGCCACAATTGAAGTCAAAACAGCTAAATCCCTCTTGCGCTGCGCGCTTTCTCCCTTTACAAAAGTGAGAAAACTGATTCGCTGCGCTCATCGGGAACTCTATTAAAAACGAACGTTACGTTGCACTAGAAATTGTTTCAAATAGCTAAATGGAAAGGTTAAATACATGTCTACAATTTTGATTGCAATATTAGCGTTTATTATCGCAATCGGTGTTTTAGTGACTTTTCATGAATTTGGGCACTTTTGGGTTGCTCGAAAATTAGGGGTTAAAGTCTTAAAATTTTCTGTTGGTTTTGGTCGACGATTATTCAGTTGGAAGGATAAGGCGGGGACGGAGTATGTCGTCGCGATGTTACCATTAGGTGGTTACGTCAAAATGCTTGATGAGAGGGAAGGAAATGTTGCGGAAGCTGATCTGCCGCATGCCTTCAACCGTAAACCTGTTTGGGTGCGTTTTAGCATTGTTGCTGCAGGCCCTATCTTTAATTTTATCTTTGCAATTTTTGCTTTTTGGCT is part of the Candidatus Berkiella cookevillensis genome and harbors:
- the uppS gene encoding polyprenyl diphosphate synthase — protein: MSIQKYRSHHGEKANQQRAPNHVAIIMDGNGRWATQRNLSRTKGHRKGVESAWEAVSYCLENKIPVLTLFAFGQENWKRPSQEVRNLFRIFYLLLKRDMGRLLEHNVKLRIIGDRTPFAPYLRNTIQESEALTQNNTALTLNIAINYSGKWDILQAMQKLVEKHQGLHALDVLEKQFEAYLSFQGQPEPDLFIRTSGVQRLSNFMLWDLAYSEIFFTKALWPDFDKNEFDNAVSFFNQCERRFGLISEQVSVCSNIES
- a CDS encoding phosphatidate cytidylyltransferase; the encoded protein is MGIFFLSSEHFTLMAAFIFLGASYEWGQLCFKNNYITIAFCSVFALLMFGYHYFSHLLSADIVLLGSAFWIVPLLSVITFQSEKTTLFQSKTLRVLSGLLFLLLAWIGLSEIHAQPLGGFLIISLFLLIWSADTFAYFVGRAWGKTKLSPISPGKSLQGAVGGIAGSLVVGGLIYVAWHMFALSSLPTVLNHFPLWLLFVSLISVLSIAGDLFESLLKRISGVKDSGKLLPGHGGLLDRIDSLLPTLPLYAIFIAYWGPVLA
- the dxr gene encoding 1-deoxy-D-xylulose-5-phosphate reductoisomerase, which gives rise to MKKQGICILGATGSIGQNTLDVIAHNQDLFDVIALCAHRSFETLFEQCQKFEPAFAVLSDQEAAQKLQNLISGTSLKTQVLAGEEALCEVVSLASVDKVMSAIVGAKGLLPTLKAIEAGKVVLIANKEPLVMAGALMMQAAQAHGATILPVDSEHNAIFQCLPDHYRTGQTLPKTVRKVTLTASGGPFLHYPQEAFADITPSMACKHPNWKMGQKITVDCATLMNKGLEVIEASHLFSIKHDCIDVVVHPESLIHALVSYCDGSLLAQMGAHDMRIAISHSMAWPHRIASQAAFLDLVEVAKLNFLAPDTSKFPCLRLAYDAMSAGKAAPAVLNASNEVVVHAFLQGQVRFNAIPVIIEKVMNKLYDLSADTIEQVLQVDSIARNETLKEIRKF